In a genomic window of Candidatus Neptunochlamydia vexilliferae:
- a CDS encoding HEAT repeat domain-containing protein — MASSSSSSSSCSSFNPQDYQIEKPKPPPKTITTTLERDKIHKLSKQKRWVVCQVCPGNSDERGSGCLIGGRLLLTNYHVLPNKKAVEKGQAVFFMVTKQEHPFGISTAKLLPIELDPNFPLIQSKNNMPTPTSLPQPVKEGCLDFTIAALKPHPYLSEVQDKVFSIFKKVSIKKNDPIHVLQYPHEMDSKTLISGDLKEDTGYITKKNTHDLEHSADTKKGSSGSSIIDKNGNLIALHYRARRGVLITQIAASLTTEEKNRIEELSKEKFETNTPQKKAFSKALKNYYLAHNQLTVLRLKTGGEFEFKLPIEKIFVRLGIITQKKRKERDQSLDKHSGQLTVEDGRYPTHETIFEQKENIEIETLFDHESFKKENTQKNYSDPKDLKDKSVYIQGAAGIGKSTLCHYIAYQWAKNGLWKEHFSHIIWIPLRNLTLEKYPPSKDYTLYDLIIREYKGQADLEPFRKALEDPNLPQKTLLILDGYDELSSDAEGNSSLGKAFKKLKEHFPHTLITSRPGPCSFKRSCNLELLGFDREGIKRYINNFFTQAQSELQKQKLENFLDSSSYAMSLAHIPINLTLLCALFNDDPKVFDAVTPVTLTSIYDRILNQMYKWFLLKKIGKGESKQRKGNILTDNNLRKNREVYDIVEAFEKLANYAMNTNTLYIQKAKIERIINHKYTIEELSQIGLLRIPEGGSRGYFIHLTFQEFLTASKIANSYLDGLKHEECQRFVSENKFNPRYALIFRMIAGYLSCRSLEDDDYLPALKDFFEDLFSKPRDLAKSYELTLFANCFEECDGTQIDQYDDFIKEVVKYIKVAPTQEMRLHILHRNTKLLHNKKVLKVFQGWFKDAQKHEEAISLVHRLAAVNQSIPDEFFSKLMEMAFDQSFSWDVRLKAANALLEISKEGDDKLKQTIYFDDAAIVMRNVAVALGGISKKLCAQQVDLFLAALSDEGFSYAGDEVAAVLVKIAKEGPDQASKVCKKLVEMVLNKEINLPDKKRAVAVLEEIGKEEHNLPQNELEDLKKMVLNQDLNLDYRWIATKTLLGIGKGDNLQAFEPLKALVDIFTDKDQDRYLRESAAILIGKAGAEGYCLPQIALKELTATALDKNCHLDFRWVATETLGEVVKGRDHPQANKALEGLLVMLQQEESNDYAQKNATTILQRIIKGRYDISCRVLKSLKKVKDKKLCISIKTFAMEEIVKGGKEISSEALKALVEMVKDSTLDSSARGSAASVLGEIGKGEKEGSSEALKALVEMVKDSTLDSSARGRAASVLGEIVKGGKEVSSEALKALVEMVKDRTLNSYARGRAAEALGEIGKGRKEGSSEAIKALVEMVKDSTLNSYDQVRAAEALGEIVKGGKEVSSEALKALVEMVKDRTFGSSVRGSAAEVLVEIGKEGKEGSSEAIKALVEMVKDRTLDSYARLRAAKALVEIKGGREISSEAFNALEELIKDRTLNWYVRLSGAYALREIDKGRKEVSSEALKALVEMVKDRTLNSYARGRAAEALGEIVKGGKEVSSEAIKALVEMVKDSTLDSYARGRAAEALEEIVKGGKEVSSEAIKALVEMVKDRTLNSYARGRAAEALGEIVKGGKEVSSEALKALEAMVKDSTLDSYDRLRAASALGEIVKGGKEVSSEAIKALVEMVKDSTLDSSARTRAAEALGEIVKGGKESSSEALKALVEMVKDSTLDSYARRSAAYVLVEIGKGGKESSSEALKALVEMVKDRTLNSYARTRAAEALPKMDLSFLSFLETSRISCLDIAQVCAIKQQSLFILENKVVISNKHSTESFAIDNSSIKELKEVKILDLFSHKKNTGSAKKIIQTDIAKLATSKPSVSNSSSILNNASPINTHPNLSSVHDFTSELTAIENKQKQISVYELQELERSIKTSNLPDSQKQSLLARVEKIHSGMSGSSSSNK, encoded by the coding sequence ATGGCTTCAAGCTCAAGCTCAAGCTCTTCATGTAGTTCTTTCAATCCTCAAGACTATCAGATAGAAAAACCAAAACCACCGCCAAAAACAATTACAACAACCCTTGAAAGAGACAAAATTCATAAGCTTTCTAAACAGAAAAGATGGGTAGTCTGTCAGGTTTGTCCAGGTAATAGCGATGAAAGAGGCTCCGGGTGTCTAATTGGGGGGCGTCTTCTACTCACCAACTACCATGTTCTTCCAAACAAAAAAGCTGTCGAAAAAGGCCAAGCTGTATTTTTTATGGTGACCAAACAAGAACACCCCTTTGGAATATCTACAGCCAAGCTTCTACCGATAGAGCTAGACCCTAACTTTCCGCTCATACAGTCAAAAAACAACATGCCAACTCCCACTAGCCTGCCACAGCCAGTTAAAGAAGGCTGTCTTGACTTTACTATTGCAGCTTTAAAACCCCATCCTTACCTCTCAGAAGTCCAGGATAAGGTGTTTAGCATTTTTAAAAAAGTTTCGATCAAAAAAAATGACCCTATCCATGTCCTCCAGTACCCACATGAAATGGACTCTAAAACACTCATTTCTGGTGATCTTAAAGAAGACACCGGATATATCACAAAAAAAAACACCCATGACCTTGAACATAGTGCTGACACCAAAAAAGGTTCCTCTGGAAGCTCAATAATAGACAAAAATGGAAATCTTATAGCCCTTCACTACAGAGCTCGAAGAGGAGTGCTTATCACACAGATAGCAGCTTCACTAACAACAGAAGAAAAAAATAGAATCGAAGAACTTTCAAAGGAAAAATTTGAGACCAATACCCCACAGAAAAAAGCTTTCAGCAAAGCTCTAAAAAATTATTACCTTGCACACAACCAACTTACTGTTTTACGTCTAAAAACAGGAGGGGAGTTTGAATTTAAACTCCCTATAGAAAAAATCTTTGTGCGGCTAGGGATAATCACCCAGAAAAAAAGAAAAGAAAGAGACCAAAGCCTTGATAAACACTCAGGTCAGCTAACCGTCGAAGATGGAAGATACCCCACCCATGAGACAATCTTCGAGCAAAAAGAAAATATTGAAATTGAAACCCTTTTCGATCACGAAAGTTTCAAAAAGGAAAATACCCAGAAAAACTATTCTGATCCCAAGGATTTGAAAGACAAATCAGTTTATATCCAAGGAGCTGCAGGAATCGGAAAAAGCACCCTATGCCACTACATTGCCTATCAATGGGCAAAAAATGGCCTCTGGAAAGAGCACTTTTCTCACATCATCTGGATCCCACTAAGGAATTTAACACTAGAAAAGTATCCTCCTAGTAAAGACTACACTCTGTATGACCTCATCATTAGAGAGTACAAAGGCCAAGCAGATCTAGAGCCTTTCCGAAAAGCCCTTGAAGACCCCAACCTCCCACAAAAAACCCTACTCATTTTAGATGGTTACGATGAGCTTTCTTCTGATGCCGAAGGAAACTCAAGCTTAGGTAAAGCATTTAAAAAACTAAAGGAGCACTTTCCCCACACTCTCATTACCTCAAGGCCAGGACCATGCTCTTTTAAACGCTCTTGTAATTTGGAGCTTTTAGGTTTTGACAGAGAAGGCATTAAGAGGTACATCAATAACTTTTTCACACAAGCTCAATCCGAATTACAAAAGCAAAAGCTTGAGAATTTTTTAGATAGTTCTTCCTATGCCATGAGCCTTGCTCATATTCCGATTAACTTAACGCTCCTCTGCGCTTTATTTAATGATGATCCAAAAGTATTCGATGCGGTTACCCCAGTGACTTTAACATCGATTTACGATCGTATCCTTAATCAGATGTATAAGTGGTTTTTGCTTAAAAAGATTGGAAAAGGAGAATCCAAACAAAGAAAAGGAAATATCCTCACCGATAACAACCTTAGGAAAAACCGCGAAGTATATGACATTGTCGAAGCTTTTGAAAAGCTAGCTAACTATGCAATGAACACGAATACGCTATATATTCAAAAAGCTAAGATTGAGCGCATTATTAATCACAAATATACAATCGAAGAGCTCTCTCAAATTGGTTTATTAAGAATCCCAGAAGGGGGATCAAGGGGTTACTTTATTCACTTAACCTTTCAAGAGTTTTTGACAGCTTCAAAAATTGCAAACAGCTATCTAGATGGATTAAAACACGAAGAATGCCAAAGGTTTGTTAGCGAGAACAAGTTCAATCCGAGATACGCTCTCATTTTTAGAATGATCGCAGGATACCTCTCGTGTCGGAGCTTGGAAGATGATGATTACTTACCCGCTCTAAAAGACTTCTTTGAAGATTTATTTTCCAAACCTAGAGACTTAGCAAAAAGCTACGAACTGACTCTTTTTGCAAACTGCTTTGAAGAGTGTGATGGTACCCAAATCGATCAGTACGATGATTTTATTAAAGAAGTTGTAAAATATATCAAAGTTGCTCCTACACAAGAAATGAGGCTTCATATTCTTCATAGGAATACAAAACTATTACACAATAAAAAAGTTTTAAAAGTGTTTCAGGGTTGGTTTAAAGATGCACAAAAGCATGAAGAAGCTATTAGCCTGGTGCATAGACTAGCAGCAGTTAATCAATCTATACCGGATGAATTTTTCAGCAAGCTGATGGAAATGGCGTTTGATCAAAGCTTCAGTTGGGATGTTAGGTTAAAAGCTGCCAATGCCTTATTAGAAATCAGTAAAGAAGGTGATGACAAACTTAAGCAAACAATTTACTTCGATGATGCCGCGATAGTTATGAGGAACGTTGCTGTTGCCCTTGGAGGAATCAGCAAAAAACTGTGCGCCCAACAAGTAGACCTATTCCTTGCGGCGTTGAGTGATGAAGGCTTTAGTTATGCTGGGGATGAAGTCGCTGCTGTCCTAGTAAAGATTGCTAAAGAGGGACCTGACCAAGCTTCTAAAGTGTGTAAAAAGCTCGTGGAGATGGTATTGAACAAAGAGATCAACCTTCCTGATAAGAAACGAGCTGTTGCTGTGCTAGAAGAGATTGGTAAGGAGGAGCATAACCTCCCTCAAAATGAGCTTGAAGATCTTAAGAAAATGGTATTGAATCAAGATCTCAACCTCGATTATAGGTGGATAGCTACTAAAACTCTATTAGGGATCGGTAAGGGGGATAATCTGCAAGCATTTGAACCGCTAAAAGCGCTTGTAGATATTTTTACGGATAAAGACCAGGATCGGTATCTTAGGGAGTCCGCTGCTATCCTAATCGGTAAGGCAGGTGCAGAAGGGTACTGCCTCCCTCAAATAGCTTTGAAAGAGCTTACGGCGACGGCATTGGATAAAAACTGCCACCTCGACTTTAGGTGGGTAGCTACTGAAACTTTAGGAGAAGTTGTTAAAGGAAGGGATCACCCCCAGGCCAATAAAGCCTTGGAGGGGCTTTTAGTGATGCTACAGCAAGAAGAATCAAATGATTATGCTCAGAAGAATGCTACTACTATCCTACAAAGAATCATTAAAGGAAGATATGATATTTCTTGTAGAGTTTTGAAATCGCTTAAGAAGGTGAAAGATAAAAAACTTTGCATCAGTATAAAGACCTTTGCTATGGAAGAGATCGTTAAAGGGGGAAAGGAGATCTCTTCCGAAGCGCTCAAAGCGCTAGTAGAGATGGTCAAAGACAGCACCCTCGACTCGTCTGCTCGGGGAAGTGCTGCTTCAGTCCTAGGAGAGATCGGTAAAGGGGAGAAAGAGGGCTCTTCCGAAGCGCTCAAAGCGCTAGTAGAGATGGTCAAAGACAGCACCCTCGACTCGTCTGCTCGGGGAAGAGCTGCTTCAGTCCTAGGAGAGATCGTTAAAGGGGGGAAGGAGGTCTCTTCCGAAGCGCTCAAAGCGCTAGTAGAAATGGTCAAAGACCGCACGCTTAACTCGTATGCTCGGGGAAGAGCTGCTGAAGCCCTAGGAGAGATCGGTAAAGGGAGGAAGGAGGGCTCTTCCGAAGCGATCAAAGCGCTAGTAGAAATGGTCAAAGACAGCACGCTTAACTCGTATGATCAGGTAAGAGCTGCTGAAGCCCTAGGAGAGATCGTTAAAGGGGGGAAGGAGGTCTCTTCCGAAGCGCTCAAAGCGCTAGTAGAAATGGTCAAAGACCGCACCTTCGGCTCGTCTGTTCGGGGAAGTGCTGCTGAAGTTCTAGTAGAGATCGGTAAAGAGGGAAAGGAGGGCTCTTCCGAAGCGATCAAAGCGCTAGTAGAAATGGTCAAAGACCGCACCCTTGACTCGTATGCTCGGTTAAGAGCTGCTAAAGCCCTAGTAGAGATTAAAGGGGGAAGGGAGATCTCTTCCGAAGCGTTCAATGCGCTAGAAGAGCTGATCAAAGACCGCACCCTTAACTGGTATGTTCGGTTAAGTGGTGCTTATGCCCTAAGAGAGATCGATAAAGGGAGGAAGGAGGTCTCTTCCGAAGCGCTCAAAGCGCTAGTAGAAATGGTCAAAGACCGCACGCTTAACTCGTATGCTCGGGGAAGAGCTGCTGAAGCCCTAGGAGAGATCGTTAAAGGGGGGAAGGAGGTCTCTTCCGAAGCAATCAAAGCGCTAGTAGAGATGGTCAAAGACAGCACCCTTGACTCGTATGCTCGGGGAAGAGCTGCTGAAGCCTTAGAAGAGATCGTTAAAGGGGGGAAGGAGGTCTCTTCCGAAGCAATCAAAGCGCTAGTAGAGATGGTCAAAGACCGCACGCTTAACTCGTATGCTCGGGGAAGAGCTGCTGAAGCCCTAGGAGAGATCGTTAAAGGGGGGAAGGAGGTCTCTTCCGAAGCGCTTAAAGCGCTAGAAGCGATGGTCAAAGACAGCACCCTCGACTCGTATGATCGATTAAGAGCTGCTTCAGCCTTAGGAGAGATCGTTAAAGGGGGGAAGGAGGTCTCTTCCGAAGCGATCAAAGCGCTAGTAGAGATGGTCAAAGACAGCACCCTTGACTCGTCTGCTCGGACAAGAGCTGCTGAAGCCCTAGGAGAGATCGTTAAAGGGGGGAAGGAGTCCTCTTCCGAAGCGCTCAAAGCGCTAGTAGAGATGGTCAAAGACAGCACCCTTGACTCGTATGCTCGGAGAAGTGCTGCTTATGTCCTAGTAGAGATTGGTAAAGGGGGGAAGGAGTCCTCTTCCGAAGCGCTCAAAGCGCTAGTAGAAATGGTCAAAGACCGCACGCTTAACTCGTATGCTCGGACAAGAGCTGCTGAAGCTTTACCAAAGATGGACCTTTCGTTTTTAAGCTTTCTAGAAACTTCGCGCATTAGTTGTCTTGATATTGCTCAAGTATGTGCTATTAAGCAGCAATCACTGTTCATTTTAGAAAACAAGGTAGTCATTAGCAATAAACACTCTACAGAATCATTCGCAATTGACAATAGTAGTATAAAAGAGCTAAAAGAGGTTAAAATTTTAGACCTGTTTTCACATAAAAAGAATACCGGGTCTGCAAAAAAAATTATCCAAACAGATATTGCTAAGTTAGCAACTTCAAAGCCCTCCGTTTCAAATTCCTCATCTATATTAAATAATGCATCGCCTATTAACACCCATCCAAACCTCTCTTCTGTACACGACTTTACCTCAGAGCTTACTGCAATTGAAAATAAGCAAAAGCAAATAAGCGTTTACGAGCTACAAGAACTTGAAAGATCAATCAAAACCTCAAACCTACCTGATAGTCAAAAGCAAAGCCTCCTAGCCCGAGTAGAGAAGATTCACTCAGGGATGAGCGGCAGCTCAAGCTCAAATAAGTAG
- a CDS encoding tetratricopeptide repeat protein, protein MSSSSSCSPFNPQIYQIEKPKPPPKTITTTLERDKIHKLSKQKRWVVCQVWPGNSDERGSGCLIGGRLLLTNYHVLPNKKAVEKGQAVFFMVTKQEHPFGISTAKILKIELDPNFPLIQSKNNMPTPTSLPQPVKEGCLDFTIAALKPHPYLSGVQDKVFSIFKKISIKKNDPIHVLQYPHEMDSKTLISGDLKEDTGYITKKNTHDLEHSADTKKGSSGSSIIDKNGNLIALHYQGTCKVHANATKSSLEKSTDRNSLQPQTKNTTLQASRLHYGAQRGVLITQIAASLTAEEKNRIEQEIQNFSIYKSLDGPPKPHTSLTNVQEIHPDFVNREEALKFLEKSLMNSSDPLPKALLHGAGGFGKSEIAIAFANKQKKHFSIIWWIPASSEQETREAYRKLASHLKIPIDIESSTQYIIERVHDALASPSLKKNYLLIFDNATKHPKLPCRGKGSIIITTRNKNLSKLIKNQHHVDSFTRSEGNTLLEKIIGSENPQLKKKLVKALDRIPLSLTQAAYFLKDSQIFTLATYLDYLNKDPGKALKRMEGDERYPNSLYSVWSITQDQLKKSAPEAYEWLQICAYLHPDTIPISYLNTYLKIFKNQKDPFDRALKADEILKKLTGLGILRHNIKTKSHAIHRVRQEILLINMDSYSSPSSSKISMNNGCLNPIAKKSMELLSELTYEVEESVIADWYRLIPWYPHAKSFLKKNLSRLLTKRLINNDLASIHYSLGRVDYIRREYTEAKNHWKKTLEIKKKVAEAKSSYLHNCFFISYGLYSSQVAERRLTHKQNDKKCSSSKSANFLSKKIEYSEKNSCPQPKQLNNFHKYSKDVVEHFVDLANCITNLGHTYCELKKYDKALKSFQKSFNILDFFFNQAPNQELSVAKNNLGYLVLKKGCQKKESLQRAIEQFQEAHNILETIQSSNKPLIATFLRNIGEAFDRSNNLDEAESFYTKAIDCFQEPHSLKARCLHEYGNVLRKKYPKQWTLAKKKYLEAIEIFEICLSTRNCLVIANCLVDLGTLLNESGNIKDARSSLTEALAIKKNILGKNHIDVSAVNKLIAALSSSNY, encoded by the coding sequence ATGTCTTCAAGCTCTTCATGTAGTCCTTTCAATCCTCAAATCTATCAGATAGAAAAACCAAAGCCACCGCCAAAAACAATTACAACAACCCTTGAAAGAGACAAAATTCATAAGCTTTCCAAACAGAAAAGATGGGTAGTCTGTCAGGTTTGGCCAGGTAATAGCGATGAAAGAGGCTCCGGGTGTCTAATTGGGGGGCGTCTTCTACTTACCAACTACCACGTTCTTCCAAACAAAAAAGCTGTCGAAAAAGGTCAAGCTGTATTTTTTATGGTGACCAAACAAGAACACCCCTTTGGAATATCTACAGCCAAGATTCTAAAGATAGAGCTAGACCCTAACTTTCCCCTCATACAGTCAAAAAACAACATGCCAACTCCCACTAGCCTGCCACAGCCAGTTAAAGAAGGCTGTCTCGACTTTACTATTGCAGCTTTAAAACCCCATCCTTACCTCTCAGGAGTCCAGGATAAGGTGTTTAGCATTTTTAAAAAAATTTCGATCAAAAAAAATGACCCTATCCATGTCCTCCAATATCCACATGAAATGGACTCTAAAACACTCATTTCCGGAGACCTTAAAGAAGACACCGGATATATCACAAAAAAAAACACCCATGACCTTGAACATAGTGCTGATACCAAAAAAGGTTCCTCTGGAAGCTCAATAATAGACAAAAATGGCAATCTTATAGCCCTTCACTACCAGGGCACCTGCAAAGTTCATGCAAATGCGACCAAGAGTTCCCTAGAAAAAAGCACAGATCGGAACTCTTTGCAGCCTCAAACAAAAAACACAACTTTGCAGGCGTCCCGCCTTCATTACGGAGCTCAAAGAGGAGTGCTTATCACACAGATAGCAGCTTCACTAACAGCAGAAGAAAAAAATAGAATTGAACAAGAGATCCAAAACTTCTCTATCTACAAAAGCCTTGACGGACCTCCAAAACCTCATACTAGCTTAACCAACGTTCAAGAGATCCACCCTGATTTCGTAAATAGAGAGGAAGCCTTAAAATTCCTAGAAAAGTCCCTAATGAATTCTTCTGATCCCCTTCCTAAAGCCCTCCTTCATGGAGCAGGAGGATTTGGAAAAAGTGAAATAGCCATTGCCTTTGCCAATAAACAAAAAAAGCATTTCTCAATCATATGGTGGATCCCCGCATCTTCAGAACAAGAAACAAGAGAAGCCTACAGAAAACTTGCCTCCCACCTAAAAATCCCCATTGATATCGAAAGCTCAACCCAATATATCATTGAGCGTGTACACGATGCCTTAGCATCTCCATCACTAAAAAAAAACTATCTCCTCATCTTCGACAATGCCACAAAACATCCTAAGCTGCCCTGCAGAGGAAAGGGATCCATTATCATCACTACCCGCAATAAAAACCTTTCAAAGCTCATTAAAAATCAGCATCATGTTGATTCTTTTACCCGCTCAGAAGGAAACACCTTATTAGAGAAAATTATTGGCTCAGAAAATCCTCAACTTAAAAAAAAGCTCGTTAAAGCGCTTGACCGTATCCCCCTCTCCCTGACCCAAGCCGCCTACTTTCTAAAAGATTCTCAAATATTTACTCTTGCCACCTACCTTGACTATCTAAATAAAGATCCGGGAAAGGCCCTTAAGAGGATGGAAGGAGATGAAAGGTATCCCAACAGCCTCTATAGCGTATGGAGCATTACTCAAGACCAGCTCAAGAAAAGCGCCCCAGAAGCTTACGAATGGCTCCAGATCTGCGCCTATCTCCACCCCGATACCATCCCCATCTCTTACTTAAATACTTATCTTAAGATATTTAAAAATCAAAAGGACCCCTTTGATAGAGCTCTTAAAGCAGATGAAATTCTTAAAAAACTCACAGGCCTTGGGATCCTTCGCCATAACATAAAAACAAAAAGCCATGCCATCCATAGAGTCAGACAAGAGATCCTCTTAATCAATATGGACTCTTATTCCTCACCCTCATCTAGCAAGATAAGTATGAACAACGGCTGTCTCAATCCAATAGCAAAAAAATCTATGGAACTCTTGTCTGAATTGACTTATGAGGTTGAAGAAAGCGTAATAGCTGATTGGTATAGGTTAATTCCATGGTACCCTCATGCAAAAAGTTTTTTAAAAAAAAACTTAAGCAGGTTGCTTACTAAGCGATTAATAAACAATGATTTAGCATCTATTCATTACTCTCTAGGAAGAGTTGACTATATAAGAAGAGAATATACAGAAGCTAAAAACCATTGGAAGAAAACGCTAGAAATAAAAAAGAAGGTAGCTGAAGCGAAAAGCTCATATTTACATAATTGTTTTTTTATTTCTTATGGGTTATACTCTTCGCAGGTTGCTGAGAGGAGGCTCACTCATAAACAAAATGACAAAAAATGCTCAAGCTCTAAGTCTGCAAATTTTTTGTCAAAAAAAATTGAGTATTCAGAAAAGAATTCGTGTCCACAACCGAAACAATTGAATAACTTTCATAAGTATTCTAAGGATGTAGTAGAACATTTTGTTGATTTAGCAAACTGCATAACTAACTTAGGACATACTTATTGTGAGCTGAAAAAGTATGATAAAGCTTTAAAAAGTTTTCAAAAATCCTTTAATATTCTTGACTTTTTTTTTAATCAAGCACCTAACCAAGAGCTTTCAGTTGCTAAAAATAATTTAGGATATCTTGTTCTTAAGAAGGGCTGCCAAAAAAAAGAGAGCTTGCAGAGAGCTATTGAGCAATTTCAAGAAGCTCATAATATACTTGAAACAATTCAAAGTTCTAATAAACCTCTTATTGCTACCTTTCTAAGAAATATCGGAGAAGCTTTTGACCGAAGTAATAATCTTGATGAAGCAGAAAGTTTTTATACAAAAGCTATTGACTGTTTCCAAGAACCTCATTCCCTTAAGGCAAGGTGTCTACACGAGTATGGGAATGTTTTAAGGAAGAAATACCCTAAACAATGGACATTAGCAAAAAAGAAATATTTAGAAGCAATAGAAATTTTTGAAATCTGCCTTTCTACAAGGAACTGCTTAGTGATTGCAAATTGTCTAGTTGACTTAGGAACCCTACTGAACGAGTCAGGTAATATTAAAGATGCTCGCAGCAGCTTAACTGAAGCGCTTGCAATAAAGAAAAATATTTTAGGAAAAAATCATATAGATGTATCAGCTGTTAATAAATTAATAGCTGCTTTATCCTCCTCTAATTATTAA
- a CDS encoding type II toxin-antitoxin system HicA family toxin, with the protein MPASGKEMRKLFQKVGYKVVPGGGKGSHWKLKKSGAPTVTIPNHKELATGTEHALKKLLKQVEN; encoded by the coding sequence GTGCCGGCTAGCGGAAAAGAAATGCGAAAACTGTTTCAAAAAGTGGGCTACAAGGTTGTGCCAGGCGGAGGTAAAGGGAGTCACTGGAAATTAAAAAAGTCTGGAGCTCCTACGGTGACTATCCCGAATCATAAAGAGCTTGCAACAGGAACAGAACATGCTCTTAAAAAGTTATTAAAACAAGTTGAAAATTAA
- a CDS encoding DNA/RNA non-specific endonuclease: MFKTLFPSLIFSLAISFSLVADSPFYPENFPTLEKKGYTVHYDGSKKIPLWTHEHLTPENLKKNINRRYKFKEDKSIYPLHRSTPADYKYSGFDKGQMVPRADRRTSAEATKETFVLSNVAPQNHPFNGGIWAKLENHIRQLVFSGSYDTVDVITGPLFLPYKKHGKKYVKYQVIGENNVAVPTHFYKVVYGHKNRTTKVWTYLIPVENYQSNDPYDYRVPLSKIEKLSGLIFKKAVHD; the protein is encoded by the coding sequence ATGTTTAAAACATTGTTTCCAAGTCTAATTTTCAGCTTAGCAATTTCCTTTTCCTTAGTTGCAGATAGCCCATTTTACCCAGAAAATTTCCCCACACTAGAGAAGAAAGGCTATACAGTCCACTATGATGGGAGCAAGAAAATTCCTCTTTGGACTCATGAACACCTAACACCTGAGAATCTTAAGAAAAACATCAATCGAAGGTATAAGTTCAAAGAAGACAAGTCCATCTACCCGCTTCATCGCAGCACACCTGCAGACTACAAATACTCTGGATTTGACAAAGGCCAGATGGTCCCACGAGCAGATAGAAGGACCTCCGCTGAAGCAACAAAAGAAACATTTGTCCTTTCAAATGTCGCTCCCCAAAACCACCCTTTTAATGGAGGCATTTGGGCTAAGCTAGAAAACCATATCAGGCAGCTTGTTTTCTCTGGATCCTATGATACTGTAGATGTCATCACAGGACCACTCTTCCTACCTTACAAAAAACATGGGAAGAAGTATGTGAAATATCAGGTGATTGGAGAGAATAATGTTGCTGTTCCAACACACTTTTATAAAGTTGTTTATGGTCACAAGAACCGTACTACAAAAGTGTGGACGTACTTAATCCCTGTTGAGAACTATCAAAGCAACGACCCTTACGACTATAGGGTTCCACTAAGCAAAATAGAAAAGCTCTCAGGCTTAATCTTCAAAAAAGCAGTGCATGACTAG
- a CDS encoding type II toxin-antitoxin system HicB family antitoxin codes for MKYHFKVHKDGKFYWAQCVELEGCITQGKTLKELNSNMEEALNLYIQEPEDSSELAPLPKQSIRKSKNLVEVPVDPEIAFSFMVRYHRIKKHGMTQNQAARKMGFETLYSYQRLEAKKCNPSLKILSKVKRAFPDFSIDYALGC; via the coding sequence ATGAAATATCACTTCAAAGTTCATAAAGATGGAAAATTCTATTGGGCTCAATGCGTTGAACTGGAGGGTTGTATCACTCAAGGAAAAACCCTTAAGGAACTTAATAGCAATATGGAAGAAGCACTAAATCTCTATATTCAGGAGCCAGAAGATTCTTCAGAGTTAGCTCCTTTGCCAAAGCAATCGATTAGAAAGTCAAAGAACCTTGTGGAGGTTCCTGTAGATCCTGAAATCGCTTTCTCATTTATGGTAAGATATCACCGCATCAAAAAACATGGAATGACCCAAAATCAAGCAGCAAGAAAGATGGGTTTTGAAACACTATACAGCTACCAAAGACTCGAAGCTAAAAAATGCAATCCGAGCCTAAAAATTCTGTCTAAAGTCAAAAGAGCTTTTCCGGATTTTTCAATCGACTATGCTCTTGGGTGTTAG